The Sinomicrobium kalidii region CCTATAGTGGTACCTCCAACAACACACCCGCTATAAATTTGAGAAGAGCTGCGGGAACGGCAGGTGCACCGGAGAATCTTGTTGATGGAGATAATATTGGTGCCTTGGCTTTCACGGCTTATTCCAATGGGAGTTTTGGTTCGTGGCATCAAACCGGTTTGAGGGCCTACTATAAAGGGGATGGTGTAAGTAATGAGACAGAGCTGGAGTTCCGGACCTCTGATGCCAGTCAAATGTATATTACCAAAGATGGCAATATCAATTTTGTCCAATACCCCAACACCCGTGACGATAGCGGAATCGCCGCTGTAGAGAACCTGTTGTATACAGATGCCTTTGGGAATATGCTTTCTGCACCTATGGCAAATGTAGTGGCAGAGCCCTGGTTCGATCAGGCCACCAATACACAGGCCACACAAAACACCCAGGATATCTACCAGATGGGTAAAGTGGGAATCCTGACTAATAATATGCTGGGCACGACAGACCCGGATGTAGTGCTGGCCATAAACGGTAAAATGCTAACTCCGGTTTCCGTTTATGCCGACTATGTATTTGAAGACTATTTTGAAGGTTTTTCCGGGCTAAACACTGACTATTCGTTCAAATCATTGGAAGAAGTGGAGCAGTTTATCAACAAAAACCGCCATTTGCCCGGCATTACCAAAATAGATGCCCTGGCAAAAACTGAAAAAGGAGACTATATCATCAATCCTTCCGAGCTTTCGGTACAGGTACTGGAGAAAGTGGAAGAATTGTATCTCCACACTATAGAACAGCAAAAACTTTTGAAGGACAAAAAGAAGGAGATTTTTGAGTTAAGAAGGGAGGTTGACGACCTTAAAGGAGAAACCCGGAATCTCAGAGAGCGCCTGGAGCGTCTGGAACAATTATTACCGGAAAAACAATAGTAATAAAAGCCCTGGTATTCGGAAGAGATAAACCTGAAATCTTATTTAATTATTACTAAAAATCTTTTATGCGCTCAATAATGAAAACCAACATTGCGATAATGCCTTTAATTCTCTGTTTTTGTTCGCTGGCACGGGCACAAACGGGTATTAATACAACTACACCGGATCCCAGTTCGGTTCTGGATATAGAAAGTACCGATAAAGGTTTATTGATACCCCGGGTCTTTTTAACCGCTGTAACGGATGCAACAACCATTACAAGTCCGGCAAAGAGTTTAGTGGTCTTTAATACAAACACCAATATCCTGGAAATGCCTTATGGCGAAGGATTGTATTATAATTCAGGGACCCCGGGAGATCCTGTCTGGGATAAGCTCGCTACTCAAGAAAGTGAATTTACACTTCAGGATATCGTGTCACTGGTAGCAACCGCTCCTGTGGATGTGTCCGCCGGAACCCGGGATGATATCGATATAGGAATGTCCGTTGAAATAACTGTACTGGCCGACACTATTGCGAAAATACTTTTGGATTACAGTGTCCCGATGGGAACAAACCCATTGGATAGTTCGAATGATAATGTTGGCGGGTATTTCGGAATACGCTTTTTGAAAAATGGAACCGAAGAGCCTATGGGCTCAAGGAAATTTTCGGTACCCTTTTCCAATTCGGGCACTCACATAGTTAGCGTTGGAGGCAAGTTTACGGAGGAAGTAGTCAATAATACGGCATCTGATATTACGATCACCTATACGCTGAACGGATATATTGAAAGTACGGATACAGGGACACGTTTTAATATGGCGGCCGTTGACCCCGATCCTAATTTTAACTGGGGGCGTGCTGCTATGACGGCAACGGTTTTTGTTAAAAATGATAGTTAGTAAGAAAATGGCAGTCCGGATTTTACAGCCATATTATAAACGAAGGATTTATTAGGGTTGTGTTTTGGTTTAGATTGGATTGGCCCGGAGCAATACAAGGGCTCCGGGTCAATAACCCGAATTCAAATAAAAAGGTGAATTAATGAAGTTCAGAAGAAAACAAATACAGTTCGTCAATATGACAAAAGTTCTTTTCACAATCGGATCTTTTCTGATGATGTTGGATGTTTTCGGGCAGACAGCAGGGATCAATACGCAAAACCCGACAGAAACACTCGATGTAAACGGAAATGTACGGGTACGCGACATTAACGCGAATGTAGGCGATGGCACTATAGACCGTAGGGTAGTAGCCGATGCGGATGGAGTGTTAAAAACGTTGGACTCGGATGATTATACGTTTTTTCATTCGCGGTTAACTACAGATCAGACCCTGTCGAGTGATGCACTTGCAAATACGATATTGTTTGACACCCCGATAGCAACTTCACCCTTTTATAGCTATGATAATGCTACGGGAATATTAACATTTAATGCCCCGGGTTTATACCATATAATGTTACAAGGTGGGTTTACGGAATTTATAGCAGGGAATCATTTGCTTTTGGGAATACTTGACAATACGACAGGCCTGTATATTGGCAGGGGAAGCCATTGGACGGCCGTGGATCGTTCCGGAGGTGTCGGGCAGATATTCAATTATATTACGATGATCAATGTTCCGGGTGCCGGTTTTCAGATACGTTGTATTGCTTATGCAAGTAGTTCCGGGAATGGCGTGCTGTTGGCAAATGAGTCGGGAGCATCAGGCTCCGGTAATGTAACCAATATTACGATACACAAAACAAAGTAGATTTTTAGCTGTGCCAATTGAAAAGTAATAGTGATAAAATAGAATGGATTATGACAGGTAAAATCAAGGATATGATACTAACGATAGCTACAATAGGACTTCTTTTAGTCACATTGAATGTTTTCGGACAAAATTCGGGTATTAACACCACAAGTCCGGACGCCATGCTGCACATTGAGCCATCCAGTAAAACCAATCCCACAGGAGCAGACGGGGTATTGATTCCCAGAATGGCAGATTATCCCGGCAATGGGGTTGAAAAAGGACAGTTAATTTACTTGCTAAACCACCCCACAGACCAGGAAGGCTTTTATTTTTGGGATGGCACTACCTGGGTATGGCTCATTAATAATTATGAAAGAACCATTGATGTAGCTACTTATGTGGCAAGTGGTAGTGGATACACAGGTACAGGAAACAGCAGAGTTGTTAATTTCTCCAGAATTGATGCTTTTGATCCTACAGGATTTACGGTTTCTGCAAATAATATAACGGTAGGGAAGTCCGGAAAGTATTTGGTAACATTTACATCCAGTGTTAAAAGGACAGGAGTTCAATCGGGGGCCAGCCAGGCAAATTTCACCTATCAGCTGTTTGGAAATGGTGTTCCATTGCCGCTTTCAACAGGAAGGGTCACTGCTTCCACTTCTAATGAGATTCCATGTGCTACCAGTGCTGCGTTCAGTACAATTGTGGATCTGGAGGCTGGTGATGTGCTGCGAGTAGACGTTATTAGAAGTAATGAAGACCCACAGGCCTTTACCGGTTATGGAATCAATGGTTTGACTTTAACTTTTTTACGTTGATTAGTTGCTTATGAAAAATACATCAAAAATAATTTTAGCCTTTACATTAGTGTCTTTTCTGATATGGACACCTGTTTTTTCTCAGGTTGGGCTTACAGGGGTAAACGTTTTAGAACCCAAAGCTTCACTTCATGTGGAGCCTTTGGATAATATAACCCCGGAAACAGGTGCCGGGATTTTGATTCCTTCTGTCACCCAGTTTTCTACGGTTAACCCCGGTGCCGCACAATATGGCATGTTGGTGTTCAGGTCTGAAGTAACGAGTAGTGGCTTTGAGGGTTTTTACTATTGGGACAATCCAAACACCACTTGGGAGTATATCGTTACCGAAAAAATTACAGAGCTCGATCTAAACAAGTCTTCGGCTTATGGCACTGCTTTTGAAACCGATATCGTTTCCGGGAACACCAATTATGTAAAAGTGCCTTTTGAAGTGGTCGAGTCGCCCAAAGCATCCTATTTTATAGATGCCAATGGTGATTTAAACATCGGCCAAACGGGCGATTACTACATTTCATTTACCGGAGGTGTAAACAAACCCAATACAGGTGAAAATTTTGCAGAAGGCATTTCAACGGCAATATTCGTGAATGGCGGGATCAATGTTAATTTGATATCAAATACCGTTTTTCCTTCGGTTTTAAACAATTCCCGTTCTGTAACTTTTGCCATATCGAGTAGCGTAACCTTGCAGGCAGGCGATAAAATATCATTAAGAACACAACGAAAATCAGCAACACAATCAGGCACTTTAACCGTCAATTCACCTTTTACATTAATCGTATCTTATTTAGAATAAATCATGAAAAATTATATATCCTTATTCTTATTCCTGATTTCCTTGCAAATGTTAGCGCAAGGTACTGTTGGTATTAACGAGTTAGATCCTAAAACAACTATGGATATTAATGCCACAGACCCGACAAACCCGGATTTTGATGAAGGAATTATTGTGCCCAGAGTTACAAACTTAAATGTAACAGACCCTAAAGAAGCGGGCTTGTTGGTTTTTTATGAGTCTCCTGATAATGACAGAGGCTTCTATTGGTGGGATGGGGCCACATGGTGGCCTTTTATTTCTGTTTCTCAGGTTACTGCAGATTTGACAATTGCCCATGCCTTTTGTAAAAATACCTTTAGAGAAGGTGATATGACGGCAAATACTGCAACCAATCTCAGAACCATCGAGTTTGACGGTTTTAAAACAAATGATGTTGGAAATTACGAAGTAAACCTGGATGGAGAGTTGGTTGTTAAGAGAGGAGGAAAGTATCATGTATATGGTGTAGTAAATGTCAGGCATGTTTCTGCAAGCACCGGTGCAGGCAGAAGAGACGCCCTGGAAGCAAAGCTTTATGTGAACGGAACCGATGCCTCTGCTACAAATGGCAATTTGAATATTGAAGGAGCCAACAGCTTCCCGACTGGAAATTTTACCATAGTCATGTTTATGTCCGGGGTTTTGCATTTGGATGATAACGATAGGTTGCTGTTTAAAGTAAATAGATACTACAGAGATGCAGATTCTCCAATAACTATAAGACCGGATCCGGATGCGTTATCAAATCTTACCTTAAAATATTTGGGAGATTTTTAAATAGTCAGATTAAGGAAGTGAAAAACTGAGAAGGAGGTATGTATAAAGACAAGAGAGGCTTATAAAAGCCATAAAAAGGCAAATAGAATTGTTGATAGAAGAGCGCATTAGCATTTAAGGCCACTAAAAAACACAAAAAATGAAGACAGTCATAAAAAAACGAATAACAGTTTTGATAGTCATAGGGTTTGCCTGCTGTATTGGTGCGTATAGCCAGACCGTCAACACCGGTGAACTGGTGATTACGCATGGGACGCAATTATCGACCCTTTACGATTTTGACAATACTGCAGACGGTGATGTGATCAACGACGGGGAGTTCTTTGTTTACGGAAATTTCCACAATGACGGCCTGGTAACGTTCAGCCCCGGGCAAAATACGGGCTTCACCCGTTTTGAAGGACTTACGGGGATGCAGTCCATTTCCGGAAGTATGCCCAGTGCTTTCCGGGACGTGTTGTTTGATAACCCCGTTACACAGCCTGCCTTTGCACTTTCCGGGGACATAGAAATACACGGAGAAGGGATATTCAATGACGGCATTGTAGACGGGGATGAGTACGGAGGGCTGGTCACTTTTTATCCCGGGGCATTTCACAGTGAGGTAACTAATAATAGTTTTGTGGACGGGCAGGTTCGAAAAATAGGTGATGAAGCTTTCGATTATCCCATAGGCGATGACGGATATTATCGCCGGGCTTCGATGTCGCCCCCTTCCGATCTTACCGATCATTTCACCTCGCAGTATATCCTGGAAAACTCCAATCCCCTGTACACTCACAGCAGCAGGGAAGAAGAGATAAACCTTATCGACGATGCCGAATACTGGGAAATAGAGCGCACTGAAGGAGAATCCGATATCGTGCTGACCCTTACCTGGAACGAGGAAACCACTCCGGCGGAAATCCTGAGTAATGAAGAAGGCATGGCCATACACATTGTTCGCTGGGACGAAAACAGCAACATGTGGGTAGATGAAGGCGGCAGCGTGAATATAAACAACAAGGCCGTAACTACGGCAGTATCCGGTTACGGCATCTTTACCCTTGGCAAGGTAGCCGAAGAAACTCCGGACGAAGGCCTGGTGATCTATAACGGTCTTTCCCCGGACGGGGACGGGATGAACGATTTCTTTTATATCAAGGGAATAGATAACTACCCGGAGAATACCGTGGAAATATATAACCGTTGGGGAATTAAAGTGTTTGATACCCAAGGGTATAATAATACCGACAGGGTATTTCGCGGATATTCCGAAGGACGTGCCACAATAAACAAAAACAAACGATTACCCACAGGAACGTATTTCTACATTTTGAAATACAGAGCAGAAAACGGGACTATGGTGGACAGGTCGGGGTACCTGTATCTCAATTGATTGGTTAGGGTTCGATCAATGACCGGTATCCGGGAGTCAATATGTTACGATGAAGCGAAAACCCATAGTCCTGCCAATTGGTTCCCGGCGCCGGTTATTTAAAAGGAAGAAAAGGAGATTTCAGCATACAGCGTTGCATGTAGAAAAACTAAGCATATGAAATGCCCGGTAACAAAACGGCAAACCTCC contains the following coding sequences:
- a CDS encoding gliding motility-associated C-terminal domain-containing protein, with protein sequence MKTVIKKRITVLIVIGFACCIGAYSQTVNTGELVITHGTQLSTLYDFDNTADGDVINDGEFFVYGNFHNDGLVTFSPGQNTGFTRFEGLTGMQSISGSMPSAFRDVLFDNPVTQPAFALSGDIEIHGEGIFNDGIVDGDEYGGLVTFYPGAFHSEVTNNSFVDGQVRKIGDEAFDYPIGDDGYYRRASMSPPSDLTDHFTSQYILENSNPLYTHSSREEEINLIDDAEYWEIERTEGESDIVLTLTWNEETTPAEILSNEEGMAIHIVRWDENSNMWVDEGGSVNINNKAVTTAVSGYGIFTLGKVAEETPDEGLVIYNGLSPDGDGMNDFFYIKGIDNYPENTVEIYNRWGIKVFDTQGYNNTDRVFRGYSEGRATINKNKRLPTGTYFYILKYRAENGTMVDRSGYLYLN